The DNA window tgaagttaaatttaaaattctaaatatcaGAGAACAAACATATGAACATGAATTCATTCCTTGTGTTTTACACAAAATGGTTCACtatacatttttcttcttttagtaTGAATACTTTGTGGGGATATATAGGCATCTTTTTATTATTCAgctacaatttgtttgttttggcatAGCCTATATTTTGTTGTgatgtatgtttgtatttttgaacagattaataagaaatacaaagttttgtttaaattgttttatatcaccattttcattttttcttttattattaatctgCCTAATGTTAGCTTTCTGCAGAGGAGGTAGAAAAGTATGGAATAAAAAAGAGAAAGGAAGGAGAAGTGACTCTTGAAACTGAATATGAGGTATGTTATTAGTAAACTGGTGATAACCATGTTGATAAGTGAAGAGTTAGATGATTGGTGGAATTTGATAATCACTGATCATTGGGCTCATTAATTGATCACATTTAACTCCACAATTATTTTCATATGAAACTTGGTTGgttcaaaatagtaataattagaaacactaaTTCTGATCAgttgattgttttcttttgtcatGACAATGATTGATTAAGCTGAACTTGAATTGATgataataatgagaaatcataatggcaatattttgaCTACTTCAATAGTTGTAATAATCCAAAGCATCAATTTaggttagttgattattttcataacattaattgATAATCATAGATTATCGAATAATTTCCCAGTTTTATAAGTAGTAAAATCTTTAGTTAGAGTACacctaaaagtacaacagaaccTAAACATCATCTACATCGCtttaataatttcttaatataaagtCAGTTAAACTTTTGATatcttttaaatgaaaaagttGATATTATAAGGGATCCAGGTATGGTGGATGATGGTAATGCATAACACTAGAGAAATTTTCATGTTCCTGCTTTCGATCAAGTGacatagtaataacaataaaaagaaatgaaaacattgAATTTCTTTAATGAATGTATTAGTAAAGTGTTACAGATTTCAATAAAGATTGAAAATGAGGTTGATGTTGTATCTcaaagtttaattgtttagtttgaTGGGGAAGActtgtttctttttgtattaCTATACCAGACAACCACTTCCTGGGCAAAACTCTGTACAGTTGTAACTAGTAAAGACATTGTTAGTATCTACAGCCAGCTTGATGTATTTGTTGTGTAGAAAGAGTACTTACAAACAAGTTTTCTGTGGTTATATAGTCTTCAATCATTTGAATAAAGTTTTGCTGTTACAGTTTGAAAACAGTGTAGAATATTTAAACCTTCAGTTTTtacatttaagtattttattttgaatacatttaaatattaattttctacaggtagattttatttcacatattttgaAAATGCAAATGTTTTAGTAGGAAGCAGGTAAATTTaaagtatataactatgtattattagctAAAAAAATGGACTGTGAATAATAATCAGgcaagaaaaatataatacaatcagAAAACATCTTTTTGGAAGTTCAGCAAATATCATATGTGAAAGATAAActtgaattttaaatatatttttaattatcagaAAATCAAAGAGATGGATATTAACAACTGGGAAAACATTCGTGGACCTCGTCCTTGGGAAGAAACAGAATACATAGAAACAATAAAGCAGAAGCAAGCAGAAAGAAATTCTCAGACTAAAAAAGCAGAtagataatgtttataaatttaaatagtaTTTTACTCAAGATTATCTTTAAGAAATGTGTATTgaatcaacagttttttttttgtgtggtaTTTAATACCAGTAGCCAGTGATTTGGAACAACTTTGACCTTACCagatgttatattataaaatattagaaagttGCACAatcttgaaaattgttttaatagtaTTGCATGTTACGATTTTCAAGAGTAATAAGCTAAaccttgaaaataatttttttataaccaaCTTTTGTGTTGATTGTGTTGaacttaatataattaaaacaagctGTAACTGTAGAACTTTcctttgtataaatatttttcgcCTCAGCTTTGATGTACTTGAGATTTACTTCAGTTGAAAATATTCTTATGTCAAATTATATGGAACTGacattaacattttgtttcattggaGGTCTGTGGGAAACCATTAcatgatttacattacatttttgAACAAAAATTAGCTAGTTGTTTTCAACTATATTGTGTATAATACagagaaaattaacttttttttttcataatccaAAATATGACTTTGAATGCCTAAAGGAATCATTGATATTTGttaacttgtaattttattttattgttacaaaattatatttcaatgtaTTATAAGGAACATGAAAGGAACTGCTACTTAATTCAGgactaaatgatttatttaagttatgaaatagcttaaaaaaacaattaaggtAGTTATTTATctcttcatatttttaatattttatgtgcacTAATATTACTAATCATTCAACCATAAAAGCTGTTGTTTTTAAAGCcagaatttaaaaaatagtaacaattttaaattttgaaaatatcagttttataattaaaagaaagttAGTCTTGTTGAATTTGGTTTTATTAACCAATAGGCTCTACTAGAATTAATAATCCTGTCTCATTTGTATTTAGTAGGTAGCGTAAAGTAGTTAAAAAGGTTAGGTTTTCATGGCGTATGAGTGCACTGGCATCTGAAGAAAGAACCAGGACTGCATCATATGTGTCATTGagcctaaagaataaaaaatatataacagtatatcATAGACTTctgtacaatttcattaaaatagtattttagcATTCTCAGTCAAATATGCCATTAAGTTTAATGTAATTGATGAAAATTTTAACAGTTACATACATAAACAACTGcaaatcattacaaaataaactataagttCATTagtaaaggtttgtttattttaagtggCTAGTCTTCTAGACATGTGATGTAAATGTCCtattcagtttgttaataaagtaatttgtaattgtttttaaaatgtatatttaaaaacaaaactttgagtATTAAGCCCACAGCCATGATATGAAAAGTAGGAGTTATTTTTCTAAattcaatttttgtttatatGAACAAGAAGTATATGGCACTAACATGTTTTTATgccagaaaacaaaaaaattaaattggatGATCTGTTTTAAGAGTCAAATTTCTAAAAACATTCGTTTTTGgtgttttcattatttccttGGGATACGTCTTTAAATTCTATGGTATTACTGCTATTGAGTATGtaattattactaatagtaaCCATGAAACTGATAAATCAtggataaatgtaatatttatcctCTTCTACACTAATGTGAGTAAGTTATAAAATAGGGTAACCTTTCTTAATGTGTAAGGTCGAACTTATCTTGGCTGTGAGCaggaatatatgtatacataatataaaGTCATATTTTCTGCAAAGACCATAAGAAACTgagcagttgtatatattttattttttaacgcATTGTTGTCAAATTAATGTTTACAGGGTTTAATTTTTTCTGATAAACGTCATTTACTGAAATTGCTTTCTAGTTATAACACTAGAGAAGTAGTGACATGTATATATATCCAGAAATTAAATTAAGGAATTAAAAGAGGTTTATTATGAGTGTTCAGAcctcaaataattatttacttatttagaacACAAGCTTTTCATGTGTGTTGAATAGGGTACTTATTTTCTCCGATAATGTTCCATACATACCTTTGGTTGTCATAAAATGTAAGTACTTGGTGAGTTTGAAGGAACTTTGTTGTTTTCTCGTAAATATCCTTTAACCAGTTAACTCGGATATCACACTTAATTCGTTTTCCGGGTTCAGCTTTCAAGTCTCCAAAAAAGGATCCCATGAGACTCAATAGCATTTGATTTTTTGACTGACTCCTAGAAAATGTTTGATCTTCTCCTTGTTGAACATACAAGTGGGCCATTatctgaaagtaaagaaaaaatgggtaataacagtaaatatatgacTTGCACGTTTCTGTCTATAAATTTGTAATGTAAATTTAAGGCATCGGCTAGGTAAACATTTTTCAAACGTAATcccaatttataatattgttgtgaATATAatctaatgaaaacaatatttgaagatgCCTCATCTTAGTAACTTCAAGTTCTGACATGCATGGgttctgtattttgtttctgatttttatttaaaacttctcGACCCTGTTTCTCCTTTAATCCCGTTTTATTTAGCTACTCAGGTTAAACTGTTCAAAATCTAACACGAGAAGTTGGGATTTAAAAAGTAGAGAGTGATACAGTATACTAAATAGTATATATAAACGTAGCATGCAAATATCttgtaaaaaaacagaaacaaaaggaAAGGAAAACAATAGAGGCATTTTTCGACTTCCGCGGATAAATAAGATAATAGCAACTTGTTATTACACGAGATTGCGTGGCGAAGATGACTCGAAGGTATTCTGTATTCACAGCTTCTGAAAAACGGTGACGAGGG is part of the Tachypleus tridentatus isolate NWPU-2018 chromosome 4, ASM421037v1, whole genome shotgun sequence genome and encodes:
- the l(3)neo43 gene encoding cytochrome c oxidase assembly protein COX16 homolog l(3)neo43 codes for the protein MGDLVHKLKSITERKFFKYGVPFLILTVGGSFGLKYFAILRYQYRKNNMLSAEEVEKYGIKKRKEGEVTLETEYEKIKEMDINNWENIRGPRPWEETEYIETIKQKQAERNSQTKKADR